Part of the Pomacea canaliculata isolate SZHN2017 linkage group LG11, ASM307304v1, whole genome shotgun sequence genome is shown below.
AAACTTAGAACTGACATAATGAGGTAAcattttcacttaaaaaaactggtttgacttttttaaacacttgtAAGAATTATAtgacttttttccaaaatatgcAAATTATTCAACATATTCGGGGAAGTTATTctccatattaaaaaaaaaaaaaaacaacatttttttgcGTAAGACTTACACAATGCACAAAAAATAGTATCTCTTTGAATCTGATCGATAAATAACCTCGATCTATTTGTGTATAttaaaagtatgagagtgaacgccagagtccaagacagcatcaaaccaaatggagaagagattgaggaagttgacagtttcacctatcttgggtccgaTATGGCAAataccggggatgcggaggtggagattcaaGCCCAACTGGTGAacgccagccaggccttcgcctcactcaggagcacatggaaggcaaaacacatcagtcagaagatcaagctgagaatcttcaagtcaattgtgatcagcaccctcctttacggatcaggatcatggaagatgaccaaaaccatcagtaacaagcttgacgtcttccaaaacagatgtcTCAGgtgcatacttaacatcttttggccaaacaccatcaccaactaagaactccaccgaagaactgaaaccgagtccatcaccacgcaggctcaacgaaggcgttggcgatggattggacatgagctccgccagcagacagcagacctctccagagtcgctcTATGATGGACTCCAGACAGCCGAAGAAAATGAGGCCACCCAAAGGAATCTTGGAGAAGAACAAgtcatgaaagaaaagagatgaaaggaaagggctggacatggggtcacctggggcgggtttcagctgatcgacatcggtagcggactctggttgaggccttatgtgcaacctgatgcacgaagagcaatatatagagagatagatTTGTGTATATTAATAAATTGGATGTGTCAGTTTGACTACATATTTAGAAATTGTGGAAAAGTTGAAAATACATTGTGGTGTCTCTTAGCAGTTTATTAACCATTGGGGTCATATagaaaagatatattttctgtatgtaCAACAAGACTGTAAGGTTTTAAGATGacttaataaaatgttttcttttgagaaaCTTATGGTATTTCATTTAATCATCATCTCAGATATTCTAATTGCATATTTTGACAATGGCTTATATGCATACAGCTGAAAACACATCCACTAATATAGCTGACATTTGTGATTTCCACAGAATGAAAACTGAAGATGTGCACACAGACCTTCAGTTTCTTGGAGGGACTTACATGACAGGAGGacacaaaataatgttaaaatgtaGGTGAGtaaattaaatttcttgaaGATCTATGTTTACAAATCACAAGCATGTATGGTCCACTGTGCACTTAGCTTAGATTGAAGGTAAGGCTTTTAAACATAAATGATCATAGTTTATTATTCAAACACTGGTTGTTTCTTTCCTGTTaaatttgtctttgtgtttgtgtgttgtaggTGCAGCGTGGTACAATTTTACCATTCTTGAAGGTCATGAGTTAGTTTTGTTAAAAGTCATTTCTCATACAAGTTAATTTGTATTAGCTTATATGCTTATTTTTCTGTGCTCTTCAGAACAAGAGGATTAATTCCCGAGAGTTTGATCCATACATCTGACAGAAGTCAACCAGTTATACCAGTGAACCCTCAAACTCAAGACGAGCTTCGAGATCTTGTTGAGTACGTTTGGCAGGATTATCGTAGTTTTTCTGATTTGATGGAGTCATTGATGTACTTATAAAAATGAGTTTACATGCCATGTCAGATACCAGTCCTGAAACAACCATTCTGAGATCTGGAAAGCATATTAAAAGCATTTCTGCATTTGTCATGTAAGCTGCTTTAGTAAAGTCTAAGAAATGAGAAACTCGGCAGGAATGTGCCCCAAGAGACATATGTGAGAATGTGACATAAGAGAATGTGCCATATCTGAAGAAACTCGAAAGTAGTATCACATTCATTTGTCATGTACATATGCACAATAGGAAACTTATCAAATGGGAAtatgtatttctaaaaaaaaaatttgttgaaaagAAGATTTTACTTTTGACACTGTACATCAGTGTCACACAGATCAGCCATAGAGCATGCACTAACAGACATACTTATTATCTCATGCCAGTTCTAGGAGGTGACCAGATTCTGTGATCTAAGCTAGCAGTCTAGTACAAAGGAAGTTGCTGGGCCGTGTGCTGTGTTAGCAGTCCACTAGAAATGTAAGCTAGTGGCAGGTAGTCACTGGACCTTGTGGTCAGAGTTAGCAGTATATTTCAAGTGCAAGTTTGTGGTGTTGCTGAGATGTGTTATTTGTGGCTATGTTTGGGAGGCAGCATGGGCTAGTAGTTAGTGCAATCAGCTTTGGAGCACATTGCTGATTAAAGGTATGTTTGGACAAGTGGTTGGAAGGCTCTTTATCCATCCCAACAGCTGCTTtgtgggaatgggtacctgatttgaAAATGGCAGGAGAGGTTTGGGCTCCACTTTCTTTGTGCTGTATCCTAGAGAGTGAACCCCATTCACTACCGCTTTGATCTCTAGACCTCTTTAGCTTTTTACATTTCCTTACAAGACATGACAAGTAACCATCTCTGTGACCTATGGAGGGtctaaaaaagagaaaagaaaagcaacccTGAAGCAGCTACCAGGTACAAAGAAGGGAACTGTGCTatcaagaaagggatgaagaCAGCTAGGGAGAATTGGACTGAGAGCCAATACCAGGACATAGATGATGGAATGGCatgaggtgacagcaaaaaagGCCTATCAACTCCTGAGGACCCTCACTAAGACAGACCtcagtcatcaaagacagcagtggccaccttctcacagaaagcaatgctgGATTCAACTGATGGACTGTACTGCAAacacctgtacaacttccagctgaagactaACTCCAACATCGAAAACAATGAGACTAGAGACAGTGAACCTGCAGAACTACTAGTCCTACAGGAGGAGGTCAAAAGAGCTGTACATAGtttgaagggaggaaagtcaccagGTGTTGATAGTGtgccagctgagctgctcaagcagggtgaGGAAGAAACTCCAAAGACCCCGACTGTCCtctgccaaagagtctgggaatgTAAGGAATGGTTGCAGTCACTAATCATACCCCtcctaaaaaaaggaaacagcaaatagtgctagaactacagaaccataagccaCCCAATCAAAGTCATGTTGAAAGTCATACAGAACTGCATCATCAACACCGCAGAGAAGCTGCTAGCAGATCAGGCTGGATTAAGACCACGTAGAAGCACAGATGAGCAGAGCTTCAACTGTTGCATCCTTatagagaagcatcttcagcatcagcggaACCTTtaccacaacttcattgactttaaaaaggcatttgacagagtgtGGCACAAGAGATTGTGGCATGTGATTCGAAAATTAAGCATCAAAGAAGGCCTCATTCAGGTCATCAAAGCGCTGGACAATAGCTCAACGAGTACAGTGCTGCTGAACAACCAGATAGGACTTACTTTCAAACCACAGTAGGATAGGATGTACCCTATCActggtgctgtttaatatcttcttggagaacatcatgcttaAAGCTCTCTATGACCATCATACCttcatttccattggtggaacTTATGCTTTTTAGACATCATGGATCTGTTAGCAAGCACCTACAAAGAACTGCATGATCTCTCCAgaagactgacagacagttcaaatgcatatgaaatggagaccagaactgaaaagagcaaagttatggtcaatggcagAAGCAAAACAGAGATCTATATGAATGGGGTACAGCTCCAAGAGGTAAGCAGCTCTAGGTACTTGAGAGCCACCTTCTCCAAGGACAGCAGCTCCATGCCAGATGTCTGCATCAGAATCGCAGCCGCAGCAGCTGCAATGGCTAGATCTGGCATACCCATAACATAatgttcactaccaagtacaagctgtacaaatccctggaaGTGCCGATCCTGCTCTATGGATATAACACGTGGACTCTGCCCAtagagacagaaaagagaatccAGGCTTTCAAGAACGAGCGCCTTGGAGAGTAGATGAcaccgcggtggtcagaggaagaactgacttactaacgtcaaagactggactggtcgtcctgtacaagATCTACTCGCTATTgcccaaaataggcaagagtggcggaCCCTGTCACCTGCCACCTCTATCCATGTGTCCCCTTCCAAGAACAGGTACTGGTCAAGGGAGAACTGACTGATAATAAGTGGTTTTGCTCTGTTTTACCATCAAGACACATGCTTTTACatgacaaaacacaacaaatgtaATGAGAATGGTGCACTTTATTATATTATCTACATCCTTTTTGGTGAAAGGGTTTTAGTGAATGAGGAGTGAGGTGATAGAGATACTATTGAGATCATTTCCTATTTCCTCTTCCTCATTGCCTTCTTTTTTATAAGTTTTCCATTTTTAGTGAAGAAAAAGTTTATAACTGTATTGAGGATAGTTATTGGCTAACCGTTGTAATAACTCCAATGATATATAGCACTTTtgaatattgaaaacaatttctCAAGTTTTTATGCATGACTTGTTCCAGGATGTTGTATACCTATGAGGAAGTGGATGCTGATTTCATTTTTAGTCATCTGAAAATAGACCAAAGTAGAATGAATGAAAAGGAATGCAATGATCAAGCTCTTCATATCTCACACAACCATCAGAAGGAAGTAAACAAGGGGGAACTGAATGACCTTGACAGTAGCCATGAGACCAGGACAAGTGTACCAAAGTCAGCAGACTTTCAGGATATTGGCGAGTCACTGTCAATGAACAAAAGATGGACTATAGAGGAAGTTCTATCACAGAATATATTAACTGTGCCAGAAAGTCATATTGTACACACTGAAAGTCAAGCAGTTAGTGCGCTGCAGATTTTGCCCATTATTGATGACCCTGCCTCACCTCTTCTGCAGTCTGGTGAAGGGGATTCCTTGTATGTGCAGACTTCTAATGATAAGGATTTGGCCCATGGATTTGATAATCAAGTTGTGCATGAAGAGTCAATGAAAGATGATAGGAGAGTGAAATATGTACATGACAAGACCGTATCTGAAGAACCCACTCTGCTTTTTTATAGACCTGTGAGCCGACTTGGTGCCGACTTACTATGGGGATATCTTCAGAGAGTAGACCCTGACTGTTGTCTGCAAGTTGAAGGAGAGAGATATCCAGCACATAAGTATGTTTTAGCTGCATTGTCACATCTGTTTAGGTAGAACTATGCCAGAATTTGGACTAGATTTTTGAGCAAACTTGCACAGATGTACCTTCAACAAGAAGCTTTAAAAGCTTAATCACAAATGTATCTCTATGGATTGCTTGCAGATGAATTTTCCACATTAATGTCTAGAACAAATCCAAAGCACAACTTTGCTTCCAGTTTAActatcaacataaaaaaagaagagcagaTGATGTGAGTTTTCATGTTGACAAAGGTACAAAAGCTCATGTTTTACGGTCTGTTGTGTTTCAGTTTATTGGCTGTAAGTTGTGGGAAGTGGAAGTCAAGGacttttgcaaaaataaaaaaaattaaaagtactcaagtaacaaatttattgctattctgttgttgactttaagaattttatcctttttccAAATATTAAACTGTGAAAGGGTTTTTGAGATCTGACAGTCTACAACTTTGTGAGAGGCTACgaattggtcttggcagacagccaGCAATCCAGAGATATACATCTGTGGTTAATTGAGCTGTCGAAgttgtggaaaaaaatgtcatcccCAGAGTTAATTAATGTAGGATTTTTAAACCACACTACTGTTTTGAATGCATCTGTTTGGAAAGGTCAGTAGGGGGAGAAAATTACATATTGACAATAAATGAAAGGGGGCAGAAAACTTTGTGTGTAAGAAATAGCGTATGAATAACATTTGAATGCCTGGTTCCTAAAACATCTCAAAAGTGCTTGTGTAATTATCTCATAATCTGTATGTGATATCAATCagttaaatgagaaaaaaatttagagCAGGTATAATAATGCTGGTTTACCcagatcaaaatattttttgatcaTCAGATGTTATGTCATATAATGTTAAATTACTTTAAGGCAGTGCCATTAACATTGATTTTCTTAGTCATGCTCTTTATACCCCTAGTAGAAGCCTCATGTATTTTATGACCACTTTTGGTTGTACCTGTATAGATAATTGTTGAAGGTTAGATCTCTTGAAGCAAAAAACAGATGCTTCCTGTTTTCCTTGACCAGATGCATTCTTGCCGCTCGCTGCCAATATTTCAATGCCATGTTTACTGGAGCATGGTCAGAAGGTCAAGAAATGGATGTAGAACTTCAAGGGTAAGAATACAGTGATGACGTTAGCAGCAGATAATGTATAACGTTCACAGTTATGGAACATTGAGTTATGAACTAAGAGAAACTAGAGGCCTTGCAAACATATAGTGACGTTTCTCAGGTGTTTAACAGATGACAGTAAAcattggctttttttttaaagtaaaaaccAGTGGctagatatttataaatatgcatAAATGGAAAGCAAGTGGCCTTGTCATTTTTTAGAGTAAAACTAAAAGTCAATGGCTTGTCATTTACAGAGCAAACTTAAAAGCCAGCTGCATGTCATTTACAGAGTGAAAGCCAGTGCTGTACATTATCTGCTGCTGTCTTTGTATGGGGCCACAATACATGTAAAACCAGAGGCTTGCTATTTTTACAGAGTGAGAGCAAGTTCTGTACATTATCTTCTGTTATACCTGTATGGAGCCATGGTGGAGGTACCAGCCAGTGACTTGGTATCTGTCATACAGATGTCAGACATGTTTGGTATGGAGGGACTCAAGGAACTGCTTGCTTTTCAAATGTCACaaaatctttgtcattttttccaCAAGGTACCCatatgatattttgaaaattatctttaaattggCAGTTAACATTATAGTTGTGCtactattttatgttttaatttgatTAGCATTTTTAAGTTATGATTATTTGGATATAtgcaaaacatcaaaatgaCACTCCTGTATTACTAATACGACCCATACTGTTACAGAAGATGTGCTTCTATACTGCACACACAGATAAGTAGAAGGTTTCCAAAGGAACTAGATGTAGCTTAAACATTCTGTAATAGTCTAGGCCCATGTAGCACTGATGTAACAATTTCTAATCTTGTATACATAGCAACATCTTCAAACTGACAGCTGAAGTCGCTTGCTCCTTGCTGCtatgtgtgatgtcacattaTTAATTTCATGGTGCTGAGCTGAATGGTAATAGTATGTCATGTCATCtataaacatctacaacaaacaagtatccattcaggaaatttaaaaatatatagatcATGCAGAGAATAATGATTGTACAAACCATTTCAAGTAAAATAGCTGATCAACATTCTGTCTGAAGGACATTTCTTGTGGAAATAGGGAGATGTTCTGCTTATCACAGAATTAAATCTTCTTCGTGTTTGAAATCAGGATAATGACTTGTACAAAACCTCAAATGTGCGTCAAAATCACTTACATCACTACATCACTGGGCAGTTGACTAACAGCTCATTCCCGTCAAAAGATACATGCAGTTATGAAAACTGAAACTAGAGACAGCCTATCAAATGGTGAtagtggagaggcagaccaggtAACAAGACGTGTTTATTTAAACTGGTCATTGATTGCCTcatgaaacaaacaacagaagatAAGAAAATTGGACACTTACATCTGTAATGGAAGACTTAGATTATGCTAATGACATTGTTATATTATCCAGCCACCACAAAGATGCCCAGGAAAAGATCAATAATTAGATCAAAAATAGGGCTTGAAAGTAACAGAACAGGATCAGAAACTTTCCTGGAACAGCATGGCTGGACTTTGctgctgaaagaaaaaaaaaagaggtctctagtggatgccttatgtGCAAAGAGGGCCAAGTAAGTTTTGTGTGCTCATCTCTTTTATTTGTCGCTGTACCAAGTTCTAGTATTAAATGGCAAAACTCAGTGAATGATCATATGCATTCTTCTATCATctttatatgtattttattattcttttataatattGTGGTTTATTGTCTTGTTTCATCTCTAGCCTTGCCAGCGGTGTGCTCAAGCTGTGTCTGATGTCTTGCCCATAGCATATCAGTATAACCTCAGCAAGCTCTTTAATCAGTGCTTGAAATGGACAGCTAAACATTTCCGCCGTGTTTTTGAGGTGCCATCCTTTGCCACTTTGCCTGCTTTATTTGTGGACGAATGCACCAAACTGATCATTGAACAGATGGTATGTAACAAAACTTTGTATAGGCTGACCTTACCCTATGTAacgaccacagtgcatgtagctcagcactcgtcaagaggactgtggactgtactgcagggccaagcacctgatgatctAACCCTTTATTTTTGCCCATGCAaacacctctttttttttttttttttcctttttctgatttgtggacctgtgttgtgagtagtggtcatgcgctttgcagcagcagatcgttcgctcacaactgtggtccttttttagccgTCTGATCGTTTAACTtctcttttggttttctgcagctgctaatgttttattggtgtacttttctgtatcatttcggcgcattgagcgtttccctaggattcggattttgcgcgttataagtctccttccttccttccttcctaacaactatttaaaaaattttatttttataataaatgaaagaacagTGAGGTTCAGTATTCAGCAgagaaacaaaaccaacaaaaaagttcaaatatgcaactgaaataaaagcaactaattttttttttaagtattcttGTGTTACAGAACTTT
Proteins encoded:
- the LOC112575486 gene encoding uncharacterized protein LOC112575486 isoform X2; amino-acid sequence: MSVSSQHRKLNRPARPQSIMAKSTKGHYTTLSVSSKTSFDSKASKNELQLKSSLAHKLRTDIMRMKTEDVHTDLQFLGGTYMTGGHKIMLKCRTRGLIPESLIHTSDRSQPVIPVNPQTQDELRDLVEMLYTYEEVDADFIFSHLKIDQSRMNEKECNDQALHISHNHQKEVNKGELNDLDSSHETRTSVPKSADFQDIGESLSMNKRWTIEEVLSQNILTVPESHIVHTESQAVSALQILPIIDDPASPLLQSGEGDSLYVQTSNDKDLAHGFDNQVVHEESMKDDRRVKYVHDKTVSEEPTLLFYRPVSRLGADLLWGYLQRVDPDCCLQVEGERYPAHKCILAARCQYFNAMFTGAWSEGQEMDVELQGVRASSVHYLLLYLYGAMVEVPASDLVSVIQMSDMFGMEGLKELLAFQMSQNLCHFFHKPCQRCAQAVSDVLPIAYQYNLSKLFNQCLKWTAKHFRRVFEVPSFATLPALFVDECTKLIIEQMCVDNIIQIILDAHDLTCCLQQSRRAEHLQLKAARILDAAIRFSAANFPAIVHSSRFLSWSKGGAWCVDMLEESFGMAVTLMPVEASCDVYITLRTLLKSTEAQEEKTDLAALGGDEAKRLLQKLIDRCEWYIHRYIHHIMQCPGWASLSSDLQQDLLHKSCFVPVNTSTSSAKQPLEEDCAGTCQRVTKRTDGQTDISHKMSEQMNRRNTAVKGLETEPQISVRKTSQRKVPSLKEIKSGKEKLRTPTRSVARSHSVEADRTKIPASDITPHSHKTTVMGETRSENTPFDGMSQNTKSVKITSEPRAQETEDNHGFPLRNCEAKSDWLDVCGLNVEAIMSINQNIDSITTVPPTECVVVPVVQKLDVQFEIPTD